The Iamia sp. SCSIO 61187 genomic sequence CCGGTGCCCGCTCCAGGGCGCGGGGCGGGTTGAGCTCGACCCACACGGCCCGCAGCACCCGGAAGAAGAACAGGTAGAGCAGGGCCAACAAGACGAACTTGAGGATGGTGAGAAGCTCGTCGGACATGACGTCGGGGAGGTTACCGGTCCCCCCTCAGCGGGACGGTCCCGCGCAGGGGTGGGCACTCCCCGGGACCGGGCCGAGCGCCGACCCTCAGCTGGCCTCGAACCAGATCCGGGTGTTGCCGAAGCTGATCTCGTTGCCGTCCTCGAGGGGCTGGATCGACACCCGGATGCCGTCGACGCGCGACCCGTTGGTGGACCCGAGGTCGACCAGCACCCACCCCGACCCCGCCGGGCGGATCTCGGCGTGGTTGCGGCTCACGTTGGGGTCCGACAAGACGATGGTCGACTCGGCCCGCCGGCCGATGGTGATCACGCTCTCGCCCAGCGGGATGCGGTCGCCGGTGGGCAGGACCAGCGACCCGGCCCCGGCCCCGCCCTTGCCCTCGCGCAGGCGACCGTTGACCTGGCAGGTCCCCGCCCGCAGGTCGCTGGGCTCGAAGCTGACCTCGACGGGGCCGAGGAAGGAGTAGGCCTCCTCCCGGGCGTGCTCGCGGGCGGCGTCGGCCAGCTCGCGCTGCAGGCTGTCGGCGATCTCGGCGAAGGCGGCGTGGTCCTCGACGCTCAGGTACACGATGAACGAGTTGGGCACGACGGTGCGGCCCCGCACGTCGATCGACCGTCCGGTGTCCATCTCCCGGATCAGGCGGCGGCCGATCTCCACCGGTCGCAGACCCGAGCGGAACACGCGCGAGAAGGTGCCCTCGACGGCTTGCTCCAGCCGACGTTCGAACCCCTTCAAGCTCATCGGTCGCCAAAGATACCGGGGAGGCCCACCCGCCGAGGAAGCACCGGGGTGGGAGGCGCCACCGTCCGCCGCAGCGGACCGGGGCTGGTCGGGCGGTGGAAGATGGGTCCGTGCAACCCGTCTGGAGCGCCCCGGAGGCGCCGCCCCCGCCGCCCGCGCCGGCGGCGGCGGTCGGGCGCACCGCCGCCGAGCCGGTGGCCGAGGGCGAGCGGCGGGTCACCGTCGATGCCCTCCGCGCCGTGGCCCTGCTGGGGATCGTGCTCGTCAACGTGGCCGCCTACCGCCGGGGTGCCTTCGTGAGCCTGTCCGCCGCCGGGGGCGAGGTCGCCGGCGAGGTGTCGCCGCTGACCGTCGTGCTGGCGGCCCTGGCCGAGGGCCGCTTCTACCCGCTGTTCTCGTTCCTCTTCGGCTGGGGGTTCGCCGTTCAGGACGCCCGCAGCCGGGCCCGGGGCCGGTCGGTCACCGGGCCCTGGCTGCGCCGGTGCGCCGTGCTGCTCGTGCTCGGCGTGCTGCACGCCACCTTCCTCTTCGACGGCGACATCCTCGTGGCCTACGCCGTGATCGGCGTGCCGCTGCTGCTGGTCCGGCGGGTGCCGCCCGGGTGGTTGGCCGGCATCGGGGCGACGCTCGTGCTGCTCCAGTCGCTCTTCACGACCGGACTGGTGTCGCTGTCCGCGGCCGTGGCCCTCGAGGCCGAGAGCGCCGGGAGCATCGCCGAGGTCCGGGCCGACGAGCAGGCCCACCTGGTCTCCGAGGCCGTCGTCTACGCCCGGGGCTCGTTCCTCGACGTCGCCCGCGAGCGGGCCGACGATCTGGTGGTCGACGAGCTGCTGGGGTTCTTCACCGTGGGCGGGACGGTGGCCGGGATGATGCTGCTGGGCATGGCCGCGGCCCGAGTGGGGTGGGTCGACCCCCGCCGCTGGCCCCGGTGGCTGCGCGCCGCCATGGTGCCGGCCTGGGCGATCGGGCTGGCGCTGTCGGTCCCGACGGCCTGGCTGGGCGGGCGGATCGCCCTGGGCACCGACGACCCCGGCGAGGCCGCCCTGCACTGGATCGGCTACTCGCTCCTCGGCCCCGCCGTCGCCCTCGGGTGGGCCGGGGTGATCGTGCTGAGCTCCCGCACGCCGCTCGGCGGCCGCGTGCTCGGCGCCATCGCCCCCGCCGGACGGATGTCGCTGACCATCTACCTGACCCAGTCGCTCGTGGCGTCGCTCGTGTTCAACGGCTACGGCGTGGGCGTGGGCGAGAACGTCGGCATCGGCGTGGCCGTGGCCATGGCGGTCGGGCTGTGGGTGGTCCAGGTCGCCCTCGCGGTCCTGTGGTTCCGGGTCTTCGCCATTGGCCCGCTCGAGGCCGTGACCCGCGCCGCGGCCTATCTCCGCTGGCCGGGTCTGCGCCGCCGGGGCTAACGTCGGCCGCTCCACTCGGGCGAGTGGCGGAATTGGCAGACGCGCTGGATTCAGGTTCCAGTGTCCGAAAGGACGTGGGGGTTCAAGTCCCCCCTCGCCCACTCCCACCCGGACTTCAGTCCATCGAGAGGGTCTCGGCGCCGAAGCGCCGGGACCTTCTGCGCTGGGACATCGTGCCGACCCGCGGCCGGGTGTCAAGGACCGCGCCGGGGGTGGTGGCGCCACAGCCGACGGACCGGGCGCGGGGATTGCCGCCCGGTCGGTCGATCAGACGGTCCCGGCCATGTCCCCAACCGGAACCCTCCACCAACGCCATCAGACCAACGAGGTCCGGCGCCGGCTCGGCAAGATCGGCAGCGGTGCCTTCTCGCCGGCCGGCCCGGCCCGGGCGCCGCTGCGTCTCGCCCACCCCACTGCCCCGGCACCGACGGCGTTCCCGCTGGGTGCGCAGACCCGCACCGTCGACCCCTCAGGTCGCCTCAAGCTCAACAGCGACCCGCGCCTCGGGGAGGTGCTCGGCTGGGAGCCCGGGGTCCTCGACGTGGTCATCGTCGACGGCTGGGCCGTGCTCCGTCAGCTCGGCTCGGGCATCGGGGTGAAGAGCCCCCGCTACTCCTCGGAGGCCTCCTACGTCCGATCCAGCGCCGGCGTCGAACGCATCACCCTCAAGCCCGCCCACATCGAGCACCTGGTCCGCGGGACCGACCGGCACCTGCTCGTTGCTGCAGCCCCGTCCTCCGGCGCGCTGATCGTCGTCGACCCGGGCGTCTGTCTCGCGGGCGCCCCCGGGGTCGTGCGCCACTCGCTCACCTCCGAGACCTCCCGTGACCCCAAGGACCAGCCGTGAACCCCACCGACCCTGAGGTCGTCAAGACCGCGGCGCAGTTCGGCCTCTCGCCCGAGGAGTTCATCGCCCGCCTCGCCACCCCAGCGACGACCGATGCCCCACTGGTGGCGGACCACATCGACGACCACCTCCGTTCCATGACCCGCAACAGCCGACGGACCTACCGGACGCACCTGTGGCGTCTGCGCGATGGGACCGGCCCGTTCTGCGATCAGCAGTGCGAGCCCTGCCTGCAGCGCTGGTCGGGGCCTGCGTGCAGCTGCCCCACGGAGTGCGACGTCTGCGACGACGGCGCCGGGGACCCCAGCTGCGCTTGCCACGACCCTTGCGGCGCATGCGTGGCTCGCCGGGCGGACTTCACCTGCCGCTGCACCTGTCGCCCGTGCCTCGACAGCCGCATCTCGCTCGCCCCCCGGGCTCAGATGCGCGTCGGTCCCTCGGTCTACGACCGGTCGGCCATCGAAGCCCTCGCCTCCATCGCCAAGCGTCACGCAGCCAAGGAGGGGATCGTCGAGAACCGGGTCCGCGCCGGAAAGGGCCTCGCGCAGAAGGCTGCCGAGGGCACAGGTGCCCAGGAGACCGCCGTCTCCGCGTGCCGGGCCCTGTTCAGGTCGGCGCTCAGGTGGACCGACGGCTACGACGGACACGACGTCGCCAAGCCCCGCCGACCCGGCAATGAACGGCGGCCGCTCCAGGACTTCGAGCTCCTCGAGCTCGCCCACGAGACCGCCGTCGGCGGCGACGACCCTTCCTTGGACTCCCTCCTGTTGGACTACGGGATCGCCACGGGCGCCCGGCGCCTGGGCGCCTACGGGTTGACCTGCGGACAGCTCCACGACGCCCGCCAGATCATCGAGCTGAAGGACAAGTACGGCCGACCCCAGGGCGCCCCGGTCTCGGCCGAGCTGATCACCCGCCTCCGGGACCACAGCATCTCCCGCCGAGGATCGGTCTGTGACCCCTCCTCGCCCGACTACCTGCCCGACGCGCCGGTGTTCTACTACCGCACACGCGACGGAGTCCGACCGGTTCGCTCGCGCCGGTTCGACACGCTCCACAAGCGTTGGCAGAGGACGCTGGCGTGGGCCAACGAGGAACAGGTCGGCTACCACCACATCCGCCACTCGATGTCGATGGTGCTCAAGTCCCAGTACGGGCCCCAGTACTCCAAGCGATACCTGCGCCACGCCGACGGCGACGTGACCGAGCTCTACGGCGCCTGCACCCTCGAGGAGCTCGCTCGTGCGATGTCGGACCTGTTGGAGTTCGACCACCCCCTCGTCCATGGCATCGAGGACCGCCGGGCCGCGACGCGGCGCCGGCTCGGCTACGACCTGTAGCCGGCGGAAAGCCGCAGCGACACGGTGACGACGAATGGGGACCTGGCTGCCGGGACGTTGGTCGTGACTGCAGGTGCCGAAGTAGCCAGCGGTTGGCTGCTGGCACCAGCGATCGATGCGCCAGGAAGCGGATTCCGCGGCGGACTTCCGAGATCACGCAGCTCCTCGGCCCGTGGTCGCCTGGCCGCGGTGTTGCACCAGCCAGTGTGCCCGAACTGCCCCGCGGCGGCTGCTGGCGTGCGCGCGGTTGAACCTCGCCTTGCGGGCACCAGCACGGGACTCGACGTGTGCAGCTCCAGCCGCTCCGGCGCGCTCGAGCGCTTTTGTCCAAAAGCGCTCTGATCCAAGCGCGGTGAAGAGACGCGTCTCTTGGGTCAAGAAGAAGGATGCAAAAGCGGACGCGCTTTTGTCTGGGGTCATCAACACAAAAGAGCCCAGGAAAAGAGAATGTGACCCGACCACTTAGGACCGCTCTTTTGAGCCAAAGAGATCGGCATAACACCAGGTCACAGCCCTGATCGACGGGGCCGATGATTCTTCGTATTTACCCCTTGACGGCATCATCAGTTTAGGGTCAAATGCCTCACGTCAACCCGGCGAACACCCTTGGAATCACCAAAGGAAAGGGAACATGGACATGAAGATCATCCCCCTCACCAACCGAGGTCGAGCCCTGGTCCTGGTCGACGGAGCGAACCTCCGCGGCCACCTCCAGAGCGCCGCCTACCCCCGCATCGACGGCTACGCCTTCGCCGCGTGGTGCCAGCAGTTCGGCCGCCCCACCATCACCTGGTTCCAGGGCGCCTACCCCGGTACGGCCGGGTTCTTCGCCCACCTGCGGGCGGCCGGCATCGAGGTCGTCACGAAGGCCGTCAAGCACCTGCCCGGCGGCGCCCGCAAGGCCGACATGGACATGGAGATCGGCTCGGCCGCCCTCCGCCGCGCCCACCACTTCTCCACCGTCGTTCTCGTGACCGCCGACGGCGACTTCGCCTGCATCGTCCGCGACCTCCGGGCCATGGGCGTCGACGTCGTGGTCGTCGCCCCCGAGGGCACCACCGCCCACGAGCTGATCCGGGCCGCCGGCGCCGAGAACGTCCTCGACCTCCACGCCGAGCTGCCCGCCTTCGGCTACGACCCCCGGGCGGCGGCATGAACCCCGTCCCCACCGCCGAGACCGCTGCCCTGCTCGACCTCGAGCGGCGCCTCACCGTGCTTCGCAGCACCGACCGCACCGACCGGGCCGAGTGGATCGAGGCCACGATGATGGCCCTCATCGCCACGCCGTTCCTCTACGAGGTCGATCCGCTCATGCACGACGCCGTGCTCACCTGGGCCGGCTTCGATCTCGACGACGCCGACGACATCCAAGTGGCGGCCAACCTCACGGCCTTCCTCACCAGCGCCGGGTTCATCTCCGTCGCCCCAGACCCCCACCACCTGGCCAGCGGCATCGCCATGCTGGCCGACGAGGACTGCTGCGCCGATGCCCGCGACCGCGGCGCCACCTTCGCCGACACCGACGAGGCCGAGCGCCTCTACCAGCAGGTCACCCGCATCGGTCTCGCCTACATCGCCGCCTACTACGGCATCGACTGGCCCCGCGACCAGGCGGCCTGAGCGGCCCGTCCGGCACCGCCGCTGCCAGCGGACCACGGTAGTGGCGAAGACCTGACTCGTAGCCCCGCGCCACCACGCGACGACCGACCCGTACATGTCCCCGACGCAACGGGCGAACGGATGGGCGGGAACGGGGTCTTGCCTCATCACCGAGGCGTTGTTCGCCGACAGGTTCATGGTTCGCCGGACGGAGAGGACGCGAAGTGAGGCTGAAGAGCACGCTGTGGCACAACACCCGGGCGGCACGGAACCTGGTGAAGG encodes the following:
- a CDS encoding DUF3662 and FHA domain-containing protein produces the protein MSLKGFERRLEQAVEGTFSRVFRSGLRPVEIGRRLIREMDTGRSIDVRGRTVVPNSFIVYLSVEDHAAFAEIADSLQRELADAAREHAREEAYSFLGPVEVSFEPSDLRAGTCQVNGRLREGKGGAGAGSLVLPTGDRIPLGESVITIGRRAESTIVLSDPNVSRNHAEIRPAGSGWVLVDLGSTNGSRVDGIRVSIQPLEDGNEISFGNTRIWFEAS
- a CDS encoding DUF418 domain-containing protein, yielding MQPVWSAPEAPPPPPAPAAAVGRTAAEPVAEGERRVTVDALRAVALLGIVLVNVAAYRRGAFVSLSAAGGEVAGEVSPLTVVLAALAEGRFYPLFSFLFGWGFAVQDARSRARGRSVTGPWLRRCAVLLVLGVLHATFLFDGDILVAYAVIGVPLLLVRRVPPGWLAGIGATLVLLQSLFTTGLVSLSAAVALEAESAGSIAEVRADEQAHLVSEAVVYARGSFLDVARERADDLVVDELLGFFTVGGTVAGMMLLGMAAARVGWVDPRRWPRWLRAAMVPAWAIGLALSVPTAWLGGRIALGTDDPGEAALHWIGYSLLGPAVALGWAGVIVLSSRTPLGGRVLGAIAPAGRMSLTIYLTQSLVASLVFNGYGVGVGENVGIGVAVAMAVGLWVVQVALAVLWFRVFAIGPLEAVTRAAAYLRWPGLRRRG
- a CDS encoding site-specific integrase, translated to MNPTDPEVVKTAAQFGLSPEEFIARLATPATTDAPLVADHIDDHLRSMTRNSRRTYRTHLWRLRDGTGPFCDQQCEPCLQRWSGPACSCPTECDVCDDGAGDPSCACHDPCGACVARRADFTCRCTCRPCLDSRISLAPRAQMRVGPSVYDRSAIEALASIAKRHAAKEGIVENRVRAGKGLAQKAAEGTGAQETAVSACRALFRSALRWTDGYDGHDVAKPRRPGNERRPLQDFELLELAHETAVGGDDPSLDSLLLDYGIATGARRLGAYGLTCGQLHDARQIIELKDKYGRPQGAPVSAELITRLRDHSISRRGSVCDPSSPDYLPDAPVFYYRTRDGVRPVRSRRFDTLHKRWQRTLAWANEEQVGYHHIRHSMSMVLKSQYGPQYSKRYLRHADGDVTELYGACTLEELARAMSDLLEFDHPLVHGIEDRRAATRRRLGYDL
- a CDS encoding NYN domain-containing protein, which produces MDMKIIPLTNRGRALVLVDGANLRGHLQSAAYPRIDGYAFAAWCQQFGRPTITWFQGAYPGTAGFFAHLRAAGIEVVTKAVKHLPGGARKADMDMEIGSAALRRAHHFSTVVLVTADGDFACIVRDLRAMGVDVVVVAPEGTTAHELIRAAGAENVLDLHAELPAFGYDPRAAA